From Pseudobdellovibrio exovorus JSS, a single genomic window includes:
- a CDS encoding c-type cytochrome, translating into MKILSHKSIVNLGMLCVAGTFAVLLSSCTDHSKPNVELIQDMMESQSIKSQEYDAESPNHAGMRVPPEGTQPVGFIPYRYANDLDGAIKNRNPLAGDYSEGTLKVGLKFYTTNCAICHGDRGEGGEHIPLAQTMALKPPSLLTDKVRGWTDGQMYHVITVGQGVMGPYASHIPQKYRWQVVNYIRTLQRDNK; encoded by the coding sequence ATGAAAATTCTATCGCATAAATCTATCGTTAATTTAGGTATGTTATGTGTGGCTGGAACCTTTGCAGTATTGCTAAGTTCTTGCACTGATCACTCAAAACCGAATGTTGAGTTGATTCAAGACATGATGGAATCACAATCTATTAAGTCGCAAGAGTACGATGCGGAATCTCCAAATCATGCTGGTATGCGTGTTCCTCCTGAAGGGACTCAGCCTGTAGGGTTTATTCCTTATCGCTACGCGAATGACCTAGATGGAGCTATTAAGAATAGAAATCCATTAGCAGGTGATTACTCTGAAGGTACTTTAAAGGTTGGTTTGAAATTCTATACTACAAACTGTGCGATTTGCCATGGTGACCGCGGTGAGGGTGGCGAGCATATTCCACTAGCTCAAACGATGGCGTTGAAACCACCAAGTTTATTAACGGATAAAGTACGCGGTTGGACTGATGGTCAAATGTATCATGTGATCACAGTAGGCCAAGGGGTGATGGGGCCATATGCTTCCCATATCCCACAGAAATATCGTTGGCAGGTTGTTAACTATATCAGAACTCTGCAAAGAGATAATAAGTAG
- a CDS encoding TAT-variant-translocated molybdopterin oxidoreductase yields the protein MKHESHDHSHADHADKKNNRPVIERDRTYWKSFEDLNDTPEFRAALATEFMSSPLREESANEGDGDKWHRREFLKLMGASVALTTAAGCIRRPVQKIVPYNKQPEEVVVGMSNWYTSAYFDGQEGLGLLIKSREGRPVHIEGNPNNPLTKGAVSSRAQASLLGLYDPERLQGPKRNLLNEKRTNKETVSVSWDDLDNKVVAELKKGSVYILSGNISSPATQAVIDDFGKAFGSQHVVWEPLANDDVVEGQKAAYGEAVVPAYRFDRAKMIVSVDADFLGTWLTPVNFTRQFTDGRKNIETMNRLVSFDSTYSLTGANADIRYRIKPSQQLTVVMGLISEVIGSTSYASSEALKAALAPFKTAAADLKISEENFKKVAADLIKNAGESLVVAGGIQTRTEDSLNLQVAVNFLNTILGNEGKTVLAKKANNRLKASYDSLIDLVKKMNAGSVKTLIIYRSNPLYALSKDVGFAEALKNVPTVVYAGDTMDETAQFSHYVATDNHALETWGDVEFSSGVYSIQQPLIRTMYDTRSFQLSLMTWAYLANQGPKRLVTYETYYDYLRAFWKEEMAPKLAKGRDFETFWSDLLQSGVVGEAESSASARSFRTEAFTAIKKKNTGSELELALYPTVQIGDGTLANVAWLQELPDPVTKIVWDNYASVSIKTAERLKLKQGDIVELKVGDKKLNIPLHIQPGLHDEVVAISVGYGRTKAGRVGNGIGQDAYQLSSVVNNHVVFAGLALELKKTGKRYDLVTTQGHDSMEGRQIVVQATNKDYAANKQANIHRHHTWSIWSGHQYNGHKWGMAIDLNTCTGCSACVTACQSENNIHVVGKKYVMQGREMHWLRIDRYYTGDIENAEAVFQPVMCQHCDNAPCETVCPVAATVHSSEGLNEMVYNRCVGTRYCANNCPYKVRRFNWFNYAKLIEKPMHMALNPEVMVRPRGVMEKCTFCVQRIKEAKNKAKNDGRALKDGDVKVACQTACPTGGIIFGDLNDENSAVAKAFKAEPRSYALLEEWYAKPSVRYMTKIRNNDQLTPKKDGHHAGTQNNESVAVEGGQV from the coding sequence ATGAAGCACGAATCACATGATCACAGTCACGCAGATCACGCAGATAAGAAAAACAATCGTCCAGTTATCGAAAGAGACCGCACGTATTGGAAATCATTCGAAGATTTAAACGACACACCTGAATTCAGAGCAGCACTTGCGACCGAGTTCATGTCTTCTCCTCTTCGCGAAGAATCAGCGAATGAAGGGGATGGTGATAAATGGCATCGTCGTGAGTTCTTAAAACTTATGGGTGCTTCAGTTGCGTTAACAACTGCCGCTGGTTGTATCCGCCGTCCTGTTCAAAAAATCGTGCCTTACAACAAACAACCTGAAGAGGTTGTTGTGGGAATGTCGAACTGGTACACATCTGCGTATTTTGATGGACAAGAAGGCTTAGGCCTTTTGATCAAATCACGCGAGGGTCGCCCAGTTCACATTGAAGGTAATCCAAACAATCCACTGACGAAAGGTGCGGTATCGTCTCGTGCACAAGCATCTTTGTTGGGTTTGTATGATCCTGAAAGACTTCAAGGCCCAAAACGTAATTTATTAAATGAAAAAAGAACGAACAAAGAAACAGTAAGTGTTTCTTGGGATGACTTGGATAACAAAGTTGTCGCTGAATTAAAAAAAGGTTCAGTTTATATTTTAAGTGGAAACATTTCGTCTCCGGCGACTCAAGCAGTTATCGACGATTTCGGTAAGGCATTTGGTTCACAGCATGTGGTTTGGGAGCCATTAGCTAACGATGATGTTGTTGAAGGGCAAAAAGCGGCCTATGGCGAAGCTGTTGTTCCAGCGTATCGTTTTGATCGCGCGAAAATGATCGTTTCTGTAGATGCGGACTTCTTGGGTACATGGTTAACTCCAGTTAACTTCACTCGTCAGTTCACTGATGGACGTAAAAACATTGAAACCATGAATCGCTTGGTTTCATTTGATTCAACATACTCTTTAACAGGCGCTAACGCAGATATTCGTTACCGCATTAAGCCTTCGCAACAATTAACTGTCGTGATGGGTTTGATCAGCGAAGTTATTGGCAGCACATCATACGCAAGCAGCGAAGCTTTGAAAGCGGCTTTAGCTCCTTTCAAAACGGCAGCGGCAGATTTGAAAATTTCAGAAGAAAATTTCAAAAAAGTAGCGGCAGATTTAATTAAGAATGCAGGTGAGTCACTAGTGGTTGCGGGTGGTATTCAAACTCGCACAGAAGATTCTTTAAATCTTCAAGTGGCAGTTAACTTCTTGAATACAATTTTGGGTAATGAAGGCAAAACTGTTCTAGCTAAAAAAGCGAACAACAGATTGAAAGCTTCTTATGATTCTTTAATTGATCTAGTTAAAAAAATGAATGCTGGTTCAGTTAAGACGTTGATCATTTACAGATCAAATCCTCTTTATGCTTTATCTAAAGACGTAGGCTTTGCTGAAGCTCTTAAAAATGTTCCAACTGTGGTGTACGCAGGCGACACGATGGATGAAACAGCTCAATTCAGCCACTATGTAGCCACAGACAATCACGCTTTAGAAACTTGGGGTGATGTTGAATTCTCGAGTGGAGTTTACTCTATTCAGCAGCCGTTGATCCGTACAATGTATGATACAAGATCATTCCAATTGTCGTTAATGACTTGGGCGTATCTTGCAAATCAAGGTCCTAAGCGCTTAGTAACTTACGAAACATACTATGATTACTTAAGAGCTTTCTGGAAAGAAGAAATGGCGCCTAAGTTAGCTAAGGGCCGTGATTTTGAAACTTTCTGGAGTGATTTACTACAGTCGGGTGTTGTGGGCGAGGCTGAGTCATCAGCATCAGCACGCTCTTTCCGTACAGAGGCCTTCACAGCAATTAAAAAGAAAAATACTGGCTCTGAATTAGAATTAGCATTGTATCCAACGGTACAAATCGGTGATGGTACATTGGCTAACGTAGCATGGTTGCAAGAGCTGCCAGATCCTGTCACTAAGATCGTATGGGATAACTACGCGAGCGTTTCAATTAAAACTGCTGAAAGACTAAAACTAAAACAAGGCGATATCGTTGAGTTAAAAGTAGGGGATAAAAAATTAAATATCCCATTACATATTCAACCAGGTTTGCATGATGAAGTTGTGGCGATTTCGGTAGGGTATGGTCGTACTAAAGCTGGTCGTGTAGGTAATGGTATCGGTCAAGATGCTTATCAATTGTCATCAGTAGTAAATAACCATGTGGTGTTCGCAGGTCTTGCATTAGAGTTGAAAAAAACGGGCAAACGCTATGATCTTGTAACAACACAAGGTCATGACTCTATGGAAGGTCGTCAAATCGTAGTTCAAGCTACGAATAAAGATTACGCTGCTAACAAACAAGCAAACATTCATCGTCATCACACGTGGTCAATCTGGTCAGGTCACCAGTACAATGGTCACAAGTGGGGAATGGCGATAGATCTAAATACGTGTACAGGTTGCTCGGCTTGTGTAACAGCCTGCCAATCTGAAAATAATATCCATGTTGTTGGTAAGAAATACGTCATGCAAGGCCGTGAAATGCACTGGTTACGTATTGATCGTTACTACACAGGTGATATTGAAAATGCAGAAGCGGTATTCCAGCCGGTAATGTGTCAACACTGTGACAACGCTCCTTGTGAAACTGTTTGTCCGGTAGCTGCAACAGTTCATAGTAGTGAAGGTCTGAATGAAATGGTTTACAACCGTTGCGTTGGAACTCGTTACTGTGCGAATAACTGTCCTTATAAAGTACGTCGCTTCAACTGGTTCAACTATGCGAAGTTAATTGAAAAACCAATGCACATGGCTCTGAACCCAGAAGTAATGGTTCGTCCTCGTGGTGTGATGGAAAAATGTACTTTCTGTGTACAAAGAATTAAAGAAGCTAAAAATAAAGCGAAAAATGATGGACGCGCATTGAAAGATGGTGACGTAAAAGTTGCCTGCCAAACAGCTTGTCCAACTGGCGGCATTATTTTTGGTGACTTGAATGACGAAAACTCAGCGGTAGCGAAAGCGTTCAAAGCTGAACCTCGTTCTTATGCTCTACTTGAAGAGTGGTATGCAAAACCATCGGTGCGTTACATGACAAAAATTCGTAATAACGATCAATTGACTCCGAAAAAAGACGGACACCATGCGGGGACTCAAAACAATGAGTCGGTAGCTGTTGAAGGAGGTCAAGTATGA
- a CDS encoding cob(I)yrinic acid a,c-diamide adenosyltransferase, whose product MKIYTKTGDKGTTKLVDGSCVEKFNPRVEAYGCVDELNSALGVTKNYLLNEDSSVHEIAEHIEVIQSQLFSVGSLLATASADVFAKLPQITDTHITQLEKWVDHYTEPLPALKNFILPGGSQSAAFLHICRTSCRRAERRSSEILLAEQHYEKVLIYLNRLSDLLFTWSRWVNFKHGQTEIIWKKENV is encoded by the coding sequence ATGAAAATCTACACAAAAACAGGAGATAAAGGAACGACAAAACTAGTCGATGGCTCGTGCGTTGAAAAATTCAATCCGCGCGTAGAGGCCTATGGATGTGTAGATGAACTCAACTCTGCTTTAGGTGTCACAAAGAACTACCTTCTAAACGAAGACTCATCTGTACATGAAATTGCTGAACATATTGAAGTCATTCAAAGCCAACTGTTTTCTGTTGGCTCTTTATTGGCGACAGCTAGCGCCGATGTATTCGCAAAACTTCCGCAAATCACCGACACTCACATCACTCAGTTAGAAAAATGGGTAGATCATTACACCGAACCACTTCCTGCTTTAAAGAATTTTATTCTTCCCGGCGGAAGTCAAAGCGCAGCCTTTTTGCATATCTGTAGAACCTCTTGCCGAAGAGCCGAAAGACGCAGCAGTGAAATCCTGCTAGCAGAACAACACTATGAAAAAGTTTTGATTTATCTGAATCGCCTAAGTGACCTGCTTTTCACATGGTCCCGATGGGTCAATTTCAAACACGGACAAACCGAAATCATCTGGAAAAAAGAAAATGTCTAA
- a CDS encoding cytochrome c3 family protein, protein MQLRFLQQLLGGIVLISTVVFVSGCLWQSPDAEQRVSKSIGYNAGYAPEQPLPFSHELHVGQHKIQCQYCHNQVEFSRASNIPSLATCMNCHQQVATDKEPIRQLRDAYSEGKSIEWVRVHMLPDHVQFNHQAHIRSGVNCQTCHGPIETMAKVYQYSDLSMGWCVNCHRQPENKAPLNCTTCHH, encoded by the coding sequence ATGCAACTTCGTTTTCTGCAACAATTGTTGGGCGGGATCGTATTGATCTCGACGGTGGTATTTGTGTCGGGTTGTCTTTGGCAATCTCCGGACGCTGAACAAAGAGTTAGTAAAAGCATCGGTTACAATGCAGGCTATGCTCCTGAACAACCATTGCCTTTCAGCCATGAACTACACGTGGGTCAACACAAGATCCAATGTCAGTACTGTCATAACCAAGTGGAGTTCTCTAGAGCGTCTAACATTCCTTCGTTAGCTACGTGTATGAACTGTCACCAACAAGTTGCGACTGATAAAGAACCAATTCGCCAATTACGTGATGCTTACTCTGAAGGTAAGTCTATTGAGTGGGTTCGTGTTCACATGTTGCCGGACCACGTTCAATTCAATCACCAAGCTCACATTCGCAGTGGTGTAAACTGTCAGACATGTCATGGTCCTATCGAGACAATGGCTAAGGTTTATCAGTATTCAGATTTGTCTATGGGCTGGTGTGTGAACTGTCACCGTCAACCAGAAAACAAAGCTCCACTTAACTGTACAACGTGTCACCACTAA
- a CDS encoding cytochrome c biogenesis protein, producing the protein MKKIFFLTLLFSQLVFASVGEQIRYLPVQDSGRVKPFDTFAKETLELVYGKKTYKPKEGAKSVEAYWVVLTWMLSPESWVNRPLFEVKHHEVLEKLKLPIDKKHFTGDEVFKSENFSSLMQELQNKRDTKEKLTPYYQAIQRIENQFFVFREMASGRLLKVYPVNEQDAWLSVTELPQDIQPAFLDVSKNIASYLGLTADPEATSDQIKSAAEKLDESVLHFEELARQSSPEKYKQAGKVKTEVQYNDIHPFRWAYIFYLMASLVLIFIWIRNLDSGMPLAWTLVIIGFVIQTVGFGFRVYLAERPPVTNMYETVVWASWGVILFAMVLEAMYKYKILLLGGSLMGLFALIVADTAPAVLDPSLQPLEAVLRSNYWLIVHVMTITISYAAFLLAFGLGDLGLLYYTLDDKKYADKIQKITTGVYRSMQIGVAFLAPGIILGGIWADYSWGRFWGWDPKETWALIALLGYIIVLHARLVGWLKNFGMLASGVITFSLVIMAWYGVNFVLGAGLHSYGFGAGGVEYVSVFVGLHFLFVAYSYVISANRKSIDKKAT; encoded by the coding sequence ATGAAAAAGATATTCTTTTTGACACTTCTTTTTTCTCAATTAGTTTTTGCCAGTGTTGGCGAGCAGATTCGCTACTTGCCAGTGCAAGATTCTGGGCGTGTAAAACCATTTGATACCTTTGCAAAAGAAACATTGGAATTGGTTTATGGTAAAAAAACATACAAACCAAAAGAAGGTGCAAAATCAGTTGAGGCTTATTGGGTTGTGTTGACGTGGATGTTGTCTCCTGAAAGTTGGGTGAATCGTCCTCTATTTGAAGTGAAACACCATGAAGTTTTGGAAAAACTAAAGTTACCAATAGATAAAAAGCATTTTACTGGTGATGAAGTCTTTAAATCAGAAAATTTTTCAAGCTTAATGCAAGAGCTGCAAAACAAGCGTGATACTAAAGAAAAATTAACGCCGTATTATCAAGCGATTCAAAGAATTGAAAACCAGTTCTTCGTTTTTCGCGAGATGGCTTCGGGAAGACTTCTAAAAGTGTATCCAGTTAATGAACAAGATGCATGGTTATCTGTGACCGAGTTGCCTCAAGATATCCAGCCAGCATTCCTAGATGTCAGCAAGAATATCGCTTCCTATTTGGGGCTCACAGCAGATCCAGAAGCCACATCGGATCAAATTAAATCGGCTGCAGAAAAGTTAGATGAATCAGTTCTTCACTTTGAAGAGTTAGCAAGACAAAGCTCTCCTGAAAAATACAAACAAGCCGGCAAAGTTAAAACGGAAGTGCAATATAATGATATTCATCCATTTAGATGGGCGTATATTTTCTATTTAATGGCCTCATTGGTGTTGATCTTTATTTGGATTCGCAATTTAGATTCAGGCATGCCACTAGCGTGGACGTTAGTGATTATCGGATTCGTCATTCAAACAGTGGGTTTTGGTTTCCGTGTTTATCTTGCCGAAAGACCGCCGGTCACCAATATGTACGAGACGGTGGTGTGGGCCTCATGGGGAGTAATCTTGTTCGCTATGGTTTTAGAGGCGATGTACAAATATAAAATCTTACTTCTTGGTGGAAGTTTGATGGGATTATTTGCACTTATTGTTGCAGATACAGCTCCGGCAGTTCTGGATCCTAGCCTGCAACCTTTAGAGGCAGTCCTGCGTAGTAACTACTGGCTTATTGTTCATGTGATGACGATCACGATCTCTTACGCGGCCTTCTTGCTGGCTTTTGGTTTGGGTGATTTGGGATTGTTGTATTACACCCTTGATGACAAAAAATACGCAGATAAGATTCAAAAAATCACAACTGGTGTTTATCGCTCGATGCAAATTGGAGTCGCTTTCCTAGCTCCAGGGATTATTTTGGGTGGTATTTGGGCAGATTATTCTTGGGGTAGATTTTGGGGTTGGGACCCTAAGGAAACTTGGGCTTTGATCGCGCTTTTGGGTTACATAATAGTGCTACATGCTCGTTTAGTTGGCTGGTTGAAAAATTTTGGAATGCTAGCTTCCGGAGTGATCACGTTCAGTCTTGTAATTATGGCGTGGTACGGAGTGAATTTTGTACTTGGCGCGGGGCTTCATTCGTACGGATTTGGAGCGGGTGGAGTGGAGTATGTCTCTGTATTTGTGGGACTGCATTTCTTGTTTGTTGCCTACTCTTACGTCATCTCTGCTAATCGAAAATCAATTGATAAAAAAGCTACGTGA
- the nrfD gene encoding NrfD/PsrC family molybdoenzyme membrane anchor subunit, whose protein sequence is MSQPMKRNPLVLGNKSLKDITDDICAPVERFPSKGWMALFVSAKTLFLFYILTIAMVVATGMGLLGVNHPVGWGTMIITFVFWVGIGHAGTLISAILFLFRQKWRTSVARSAEAMTVFAVMTAGIFPLIHTGRPWLDFWLFPYPNQRGPLWVNFRSPLLWDVFAVSTYATVSTVFWFVGLIPDLATLKDRAKNKIRRTVYGALSLGWRGTAKNWSHYEMVYLILAGLSTPLVLSVHTIVSFDFAVSNLPGWHTTIFPPYFVAGAIFSGFAMVITLMSLVRIGFPQFKDYITIDHMEVMNKIIMMTGLMVGYAYGSEFLIAWYSGNIYEQYVFFVSRAFGPYAWSYWIMIFCNVVVPQLFWFRKFRRSIPVMFTVSIFVNIGMWFERFVITVTSLHRDFLPSNWGQYAWSMYDTAILVGSFGMFFTIFLLYLRVFPAISIAEVKPVMHVGKDEEGGH, encoded by the coding sequence ATGAGTCAGCCAATGAAACGTAACCCATTGGTATTGGGTAATAAGTCGTTAAAAGATATCACTGATGATATTTGTGCTCCGGTCGAGAGATTTCCATCTAAAGGATGGATGGCTCTTTTCGTAAGTGCGAAAACATTGTTCTTATTTTATATCCTAACAATCGCAATGGTTGTGGCAACAGGTATGGGTCTGCTAGGGGTAAATCATCCGGTAGGCTGGGGAACGATGATCATCACGTTCGTATTCTGGGTTGGTATCGGTCACGCCGGAACTCTAATTTCGGCGATTTTATTCCTGTTCAGACAAAAATGGAGAACTTCAGTAGCTCGTTCTGCTGAGGCGATGACGGTATTTGCGGTTATGACTGCAGGTATCTTCCCTTTGATCCATACGGGTCGTCCTTGGTTAGATTTCTGGTTATTCCCTTATCCGAATCAACGTGGTCCATTGTGGGTGAACTTCCGTTCGCCATTATTATGGGACGTTTTCGCCGTTTCGACTTATGCGACGGTTTCCACTGTATTCTGGTTTGTGGGTCTGATCCCAGATTTAGCTACATTGAAAGATAGAGCGAAAAATAAAATCCGTAGAACGGTTTATGGTGCTCTTTCTTTAGGTTGGAGAGGTACAGCTAAGAACTGGTCACACTATGAAATGGTGTACTTAATCTTGGCGGGTCTATCAACTCCGCTAGTTCTTTCCGTTCATACAATCGTATCCTTCGACTTCGCGGTTTCAAATTTACCGGGCTGGCATACGACGATTTTCCCTCCGTACTTCGTTGCGGGTGCGATTTTTTCGGGTTTTGCGATGGTAATTACTTTGATGAGCTTAGTGCGCATCGGGTTCCCACAGTTTAAAGATTACATCACGATCGATCATATGGAAGTTATGAATAAGATCATCATGATGACAGGTTTGATGGTGGGTTACGCTTACGGATCAGAGTTCTTGATCGCATGGTATTCAGGAAATATTTACGAGCAGTATGTATTCTTCGTCAGCCGCGCGTTCGGTCCTTACGCATGGTCTTACTGGATTATGATTTTCTGTAACGTTGTGGTTCCTCAGCTATTCTGGTTCCGCAAATTCCGTAGATCAATCCCTGTGATGTTTACAGTTTCTATCTTCGTGAATATCGGTATGTGGTTCGAGCGTTTCGTGATCACAGTAACGTCACTTCATCGTGATTTCTTACCATCGAACTGGGGACAGTACGCATGGTCGATGTACGATACGGCGATTCTGGTCGGTTCGTTCGGTATGTTCTTCACGATCTTCTTATTGTATTTAAGAGTGTTTCCAGCAATTTCGATTGCAGAGGTTAAGCCTGTAATGCATGTCGGAAAAGATGAAGAGGGAGGTCACTAA
- a CDS encoding N-formylglutamate amidohydrolase yields MSQTIPFFISIPHSGERVPEQTPWLKTLPEEILMADVDRYVDLLYKPTLESLQIPSQMTDWHRYAVDLNRIPTDVDASSVVGAPKPAGTHADGYHWVMTKNEVQLMPAPMSEKIHEELTELIYEPFHAGVRNHYDFFKKNGHPNVFHIDAHSMPSLGTRMHRDPGETRADIVISDCLGKSCHPKFRDLVIAAYATAGFKVGYNWPYMGGRVTEQYGHPQVGQHAIQVELNRALYMDERTKQLLPQHQEVRNKLLQAIAYVKSELHKINLTE; encoded by the coding sequence ATGAGTCAAACTATTCCGTTTTTTATCTCGATTCCGCATTCAGGTGAGCGCGTTCCTGAGCAGACTCCATGGTTGAAAACTCTGCCTGAAGAGATTCTGATGGCCGATGTAGATCGCTATGTGGATTTACTTTACAAGCCGACTTTAGAGTCTTTGCAAATTCCTTCGCAGATGACGGATTGGCATCGCTATGCCGTTGATCTTAATCGTATTCCTACAGATGTGGATGCCTCTTCTGTTGTGGGGGCTCCGAAGCCGGCTGGCACACACGCGGATGGTTATCACTGGGTGATGACGAAAAATGAAGTGCAATTGATGCCGGCTCCGATGAGTGAAAAAATACATGAAGAGTTAACTGAACTTATTTATGAACCTTTTCATGCAGGAGTACGAAATCACTACGATTTCTTTAAAAAAAATGGACACCCTAATGTGTTCCATATCGACGCTCATTCGATGCCTTCGTTGGGAACAAGAATGCATCGAGATCCAGGTGAAACGCGTGCTGATATTGTGATCAGTGATTGCTTGGGGAAAAGTTGCCATCCTAAGTTTCGTGATTTGGTGATTGCAGCTTATGCAACTGCTGGCTTCAAAGTAGGCTATAACTGGCCGTATATGGGAGGCCGCGTTACTGAGCAGTACGGGCACCCTCAAGTTGGTCAACATGCAATTCAGGTCGAGCTAAATCGGGCACTCTACATGGACGAGCGTACTAAGCAGTTGTTGCCTCAACATCAGGAAGTGCGTAACAAATTGTTGCAGGCAATTGCTTATGTGAAGTCAGAGCTTCACAAAATTAATTTAACAGAGTAG
- a CDS encoding cytochrome c biogenesis protein ResB, which yields MAVIAGLIAWGTIVEAQYDAYAAKKLVYDGWVMWTVMALLVYNLTIVVIDRWPWKLRHYPFITVHAGLIILIMGGYVTYKYGLDGQMVVNINSKNNMVSVPQTDLVLYATFDGDRYSKIIDREVDFFLHPPTEDKPYILDLGEDRIVIADYAKYARLQNKVKATQDNGAGSSIRFQLMNAVVKQVEQITQAKKDRLASYNLGPAKIHLGSVPEKREPQNEAYLTPVNDEKVQYTVFHKDLAKPYKTGQMKIGDVVETGWMGLELRLLDYLPRAIEDYEVIRSERPSPLTTAAVKIIHKDIEKWLALNDIVKLFGENSAYLLSYQNRRLPLGFDLHLKNFEIQRYQGTMRAMEYASHVEALNSDGLSAEVTISMNEPLKFMGYTIYQASYQEDEVTGEPISSVFSINRDPGRWLKYLGSLVFSLGTVWLFYQRRKKATAA from the coding sequence ATGGCAGTCATTGCCGGCTTGATTGCGTGGGGAACCATCGTAGAAGCGCAATATGATGCCTATGCAGCTAAAAAATTAGTTTATGATGGCTGGGTAATGTGGACGGTGATGGCATTACTTGTCTACAATCTTACGATTGTTGTCATCGATCGTTGGCCTTGGAAGTTACGCCACTATCCTTTTATTACTGTGCATGCAGGACTCATTATTTTAATTATGGGTGGCTATGTGACGTACAAGTATGGGCTCGATGGGCAGATGGTCGTGAACATCAATTCTAAGAACAATATGGTCTCTGTGCCTCAGACAGACCTTGTTCTTTACGCCACCTTTGATGGTGATCGCTATTCTAAAATCATCGACAGAGAAGTGGATTTCTTTTTACATCCACCCACCGAAGACAAACCTTACATCTTAGATTTAGGTGAAGATCGTATCGTTATTGCAGATTATGCTAAGTATGCTCGGTTACAAAATAAAGTAAAAGCTACGCAGGATAATGGGGCAGGCTCATCTATCCGCTTTCAATTGATGAATGCAGTTGTTAAACAAGTAGAGCAGATCACGCAGGCGAAGAAAGATCGTTTGGCGAGTTACAATCTAGGGCCTGCAAAAATTCACTTGGGCAGTGTTCCTGAAAAAAGAGAACCTCAGAATGAAGCTTATCTAACTCCAGTTAATGATGAAAAAGTGCAATACACCGTTTTTCATAAAGATTTAGCGAAACCGTATAAAACGGGACAGATGAAAATTGGTGATGTGGTCGAGACAGGTTGGATGGGGTTGGAATTACGTCTTTTGGATTACTTGCCTCGTGCGATTGAGGACTACGAGGTGATTCGAAGCGAAAGACCATCTCCGCTGACTACTGCGGCTGTTAAAATCATACATAAAGATATCGAAAAATGGCTGGCTTTGAATGATATCGTAAAGCTATTTGGTGAAAACAGTGCTTACTTACTCAGTTACCAGAATCGTCGATTGCCATTGGGTTTTGATTTGCATTTAAAAAACTTTGAAATCCAAAGATACCAAGGCACGATGCGTGCCATGGAGTACGCAAGTCATGTCGAAGCGTTGAACTCGGATGGCTTAAGCGCAGAGGTTACGATCTCAATGAATGAGCCGCTGAAATTCATGGGCTATACGATCTATCAGGCCAGCTACCAAGAGGATGAAGTGACGGGTGAGCCGATTTCTTCGGTTTTTTCGATCAATCGTGATCCAGGCCGTTGGCTCAAGTATTTAGGCTCTTTAGTTTTCTCACTTGGGACTGTTTGGTTATTTTATCAACGACGTAAAAAGGCGACAGCAGCATGA
- a CDS encoding DUF3341 domain-containing protein produces MAKKALGGMAGIFLEEHKVLAAARRVRESGFVKFDAITPYPVHGMEEACGIKRSWIPYVTFIAGSVGLIAALALVYYTSVVDWAINVGGKPMFSLPAFVPIMFELTILFAALASVAAMFIVTGMPKIDPPVIDKDLTCHKFAIFIPENDVGYNQERVEKLLTDLGADEVKKVAEY; encoded by the coding sequence ATGGCTAAGAAAGCTCTTGGCGGAATGGCCGGTATATTTTTAGAAGAGCATAAAGTTTTAGCGGCAGCTCGTCGCGTGCGTGAATCTGGTTTTGTAAAGTTCGATGCGATCACACCATATCCGGTGCACGGAATGGAAGAGGCGTGTGGGATTAAACGTTCATGGATTCCTTATGTGACATTCATTGCTGGTAGTGTGGGATTAATTGCTGCCTTGGCTTTGGTTTATTACACATCTGTTGTGGACTGGGCTATTAACGTAGGTGGTAAACCTATGTTCTCTTTACCAGCATTTGTGCCGATTATGTTTGAGTTGACGATTCTTTTTGCTGCTTTAGCTTCAGTAGCTGCAATGTTCATTGTAACAGGTATGCCAAAGATTGATCCGCCAGTAATTGATAAAGATTTAACTTGTCACAAGTTTGCTATCTTCATTCCTGAAAACGATGTGGGTTACAATCAAGAACGCGTTGAAAAGCTTTTAACAGATTTAGGCGCGGACGAAGTTAAGAAAGTGGCGGAATACTAA